A single region of the Eublepharis macularius isolate TG4126 chromosome 14, MPM_Emac_v1.0, whole genome shotgun sequence genome encodes:
- the CACFD1 gene encoding calcium channel flower homolog, which produces MSAPDEQAAPAPAAEEEDDGITWWYRWLCRLAGVLGGVSCALAGLFNCITVHPLNIAAGVWMMLNAFILILCEAPFCCQFVEFANAVSARADKLRPWQKAAFYCGMAVFPVILSLTLTTLLGNAIAFATGVLYGLSALGKKGDAISYARMQQLRKQTNEEGLTGTVEGQAV; this is translated from the exons ATGAGCGCCCCGGACGAGCAGGCGGCGCCGGCCCCCGCCGCCGAGGAGGAGGACGACGGCATCACCTGGTGGTACCGCTGGCTCTGCCGCCTGGCCGGCGTCCTGGGCGGCGTCT CTTGTGCCTTAGCCGGCCTCTTCAACTGCATCACTGTTCATCCACTCAACATAGCAGCCGGAGTCTGGATGAT GCTGAATGCCTTCATCCTCATTCTCTGCGAAGCACCGTTCTGCTGCCAGTTTGTTGAGTTTGCAAATGCAGTGTCGGCAAGGGCAGATAAGCTCCGCCCCTGGCAGAAAGCGGCTTTCTACTGTGG GATGGCTGTGTTTCCGGTCATACTGAGCCTGACTCTGACAACATTGCTGGGCAATGCCATTGCGTTTGCGACAGGCGTGCTATATGGGCTTTCGGCCTTGGGCAAAAA GGGAGATGCCATTTCGTATGCGAGGATGCAGCAGTTGCGCAAACAAACCAATGAAGAGGGCCTGACAGGGACTGTGGAAGGGCAGGCGGTGTGA